In one Achromobacter spanius genomic region, the following are encoded:
- a CDS encoding porin — protein MKKTLLAAALLAGFAGVAQAETSVTLYGIIDTGLGYNKISGAGDANGSRFGMINGVQNGSRWGLRGSEDLGDGLRAVFQLESGFDSGNGRSAQGGRLFGRQATVGLASDSWGQLDFGRQTNIASKYFGSIDPFGAGFGQANIGVGLSAANTQRYDNMVMYQTPSFSGFQFGVGYSFNADDTDTAETGWRTADNTRAITTGLRYVNGPLNVALTYDQLNASNKLPTAQTDATPRMYALGASYDFEVVKLALAYGRTTDGWFAGQGVNSDAGNIGFGGNLFADGFKSNSYMVGLSAPIGGASKLFGSWQMVDPSNDKLTGGDETMNVFSLGYTYDLSKRTNLYAYGSYAKDYAFIDGVKSTAVGVGVRHRF, from the coding sequence ATGAAAAAGACTCTGCTCGCTGCCGCCCTGCTCGCCGGTTTTGCCGGTGTCGCCCAGGCAGAAACGTCTGTCACCCTGTACGGCATCATCGACACGGGCCTCGGCTACAACAAGATCAGCGGTGCTGGCGATGCCAATGGCAGCCGTTTCGGCATGATCAACGGCGTCCAAAACGGTTCGCGCTGGGGTCTGCGTGGTTCGGAAGATCTGGGTGACGGCCTGCGCGCTGTTTTCCAACTGGAATCCGGCTTTGATTCGGGTAACGGCCGCTCGGCTCAAGGTGGCCGTCTGTTCGGTCGTCAAGCCACCGTCGGTCTGGCCAGCGACAGCTGGGGTCAACTGGACTTCGGTCGTCAAACCAACATCGCGTCGAAGTACTTCGGCTCGATCGATCCGTTCGGCGCCGGCTTCGGCCAAGCCAACATCGGCGTTGGCCTGAGCGCTGCCAACACGCAACGCTACGACAACATGGTCATGTATCAGACCCCGTCGTTCAGCGGCTTCCAGTTCGGCGTTGGCTACTCGTTCAATGCTGACGACACCGACACCGCCGAAACCGGCTGGCGCACTGCCGACAACACCCGCGCGATCACCACCGGTCTGCGCTATGTCAACGGCCCGCTGAACGTGGCCCTGACGTACGACCAGTTGAACGCTTCCAACAAGCTGCCGACCGCTCAAACCGACGCGACCCCGCGTATGTACGCCCTCGGCGCTTCGTACGACTTTGAAGTTGTGAAGCTCGCCCTGGCCTATGGCCGCACGACCGACGGCTGGTTCGCTGGTCAAGGCGTGAACAGCGACGCTGGCAACATCGGCTTCGGTGGCAACCTGTTCGCAGACGGCTTCAAGTCGAACTCGTACATGGTTGGCCTGTCGGCTCCGATCGGCGGCGCAAGCAAGCTGTTCGGTTCGTGGCAAATGGTTGACCCGTCGAACGACAAGTTGACGGGCGGCGACGAAACGATGAACGTGTTCTCGCTGGGTTACACCTACGACCTGTCCAAGCGCACCAACCTGTACGCTTACGGTTCGTACGCCAAAGACTACGCCTTCATCGATGGCGTCAAGTCGACCGCTGTCGGCGTCGGTGTCCGTCACCGCTTCTAA
- a CDS encoding NADH-quinone oxidoreductase subunit A, which translates to MNLQQYFPVLLFIVVATLIGFALLTAGSLLGPRRPYAEKLSPYECGFEAFEDARMKFDVRYYLVAILFILFDLEIAFLFPWAIAQGTVGLVGFWTVMVFLAVLTVGFIYEWKKGALDWE; encoded by the coding sequence ATGAACCTGCAACAGTATTTTCCCGTCCTGCTGTTTATCGTAGTGGCCACCCTGATCGGGTTCGCGCTTCTAACGGCCGGCTCCCTCCTTGGCCCGCGGCGTCCCTACGCTGAGAAGCTGTCGCCCTATGAGTGCGGCTTCGAAGCGTTCGAAGACGCCCGCATGAAGTTTGACGTGCGCTACTACCTGGTGGCGATTTTGTTCATTCTTTTCGACCTGGAAATCGCGTTCCTGTTCCCGTGGGCCATCGCCCAAGGCACAGTTGGACTCGTCGGTTTCTGGACGGTCATGGTTTTCCTAGCCGTGTTGACCGTCGGCTTCATCTACGAATGGAAAAAGGGCGCGCTGGACTGGGAATAA
- a CDS encoding NuoB/complex I 20 kDa subunit family protein, translated as MAIDGILKQGFITTSADKFLNWAKTGSMWPMTFGLACCAVEMMHAGAARYDLDQFGIIFRPSPRQSDLMIVAGTLCNKMAPALRKVYDQMPEPRWVVSMGSCANGGGYYHYSYSVVRGCDRIVPVDVYVPGCPPTAEALVYGLLQMQNKIRLTNTIAR; from the coding sequence ATGGCTATAGACGGCATTCTCAAGCAAGGGTTCATCACAACCAGCGCCGACAAGTTCCTTAATTGGGCGAAGACCGGCTCCATGTGGCCCATGACCTTCGGTCTGGCCTGTTGCGCGGTTGAGATGATGCACGCGGGCGCGGCCCGCTACGACCTGGACCAGTTCGGCATCATCTTCCGACCCAGTCCGCGTCAGTCCGATCTGATGATCGTTGCTGGCACGCTGTGCAACAAGATGGCGCCGGCGCTGCGCAAGGTCTACGACCAGATGCCCGAGCCGCGTTGGGTCGTGTCCATGGGCTCCTGTGCCAATGGCGGCGGTTACTACCACTACTCGTATTCAGTGGTTCGTGGCTGCGACCGCATCGTACCGGTAGACGTCTACGTGCCAGGCTGCCCGCCCACGGCCGAGGCGCTGGTCTACGGCTTGCTGCAAATGCAGAACAAGATCCGCCTGACCAACACGATTGCGCGCTGA
- a CDS encoding NADH-quinone oxidoreductase subunit C, giving the protein MMTRLETLKNNLQTTLGADIALTEALGELTLEVPAQQWFSVCNKLRTEAGLRFETCIDLCGVDYLTWGNGTRQLPEEPTAKVHRARFAVVIHLLSIEHNWRLRVRTWAADDEFPIVASLMECWPAVGWFEREAFDLYGIVFEGHPDLRRILTDYGFIGHPFRKDFPLSGTVEMRYDPEQRRVIYQPVTIDPREITPRVVREDSYGLGR; this is encoded by the coding sequence ATGATGACCAGGCTCGAAACCCTGAAAAACAATTTGCAGACCACCCTCGGCGCCGATATCGCGTTGACCGAGGCGTTGGGCGAGCTGACGCTCGAAGTGCCCGCGCAGCAGTGGTTCTCGGTCTGCAACAAGCTGCGCACCGAAGCCGGCCTGCGCTTTGAAACCTGTATCGACCTCTGTGGCGTCGACTACCTGACCTGGGGCAACGGCACGCGCCAACTGCCCGAGGAACCCACCGCCAAGGTGCACCGCGCGCGCTTCGCCGTGGTGATCCACCTGCTTTCCATCGAACACAACTGGCGCCTGCGTGTCCGCACCTGGGCCGCCGACGATGAATTCCCGATCGTGGCGTCGCTGATGGAATGCTGGCCAGCCGTGGGCTGGTTCGAGCGCGAGGCGTTCGACCTGTACGGCATCGTCTTCGAAGGCCACCCCGACTTGCGCCGCATCCTGACCGACTACGGCTTCATCGGTCACCCGTTCCGCAAGGACTTCCCGCTGTCGGGTACCGTCGAAATGCGTTACGACCCCGAACAGCGGCGCGTCATTTACCAGCCGGTCACGATCGATCCGCGCGAGATCACCCCGCGCGTGGTCCGCGAAGACTCCTACGGCTTGGGGCGTTAA
- a CDS encoding NADH-quinone oxidoreductase subunit D gives MAEIKNYTLNFGPQHPAAHGVLRLVLELDGEVIQRADPHIGLLHRATEKLAEHKTYIQALPYMDRLDYVSMMCNEHAYVMAIEKLLGVEAPLRAQYIRVMFDEITRLLNHLMSLGSHALDVGAMAVFLYAFREREDLMDCYEAVSGARMHAAYYRPGGVYRDLPDTMPQYGDTSKYRGDKEMRIMNDARSGSLLDFIEDFTNRFPACVDEYETLLTDNRIWKQRLVGIGVVDPDRAKALGFTGPMLRGSGVAWDLRKTQPYEVYDLLDFDIPVGVNGDCYDRYLVRIAEMRESNRIIRQCVEWLRNNPGPVMIENHKIAPPKRTAMKTNMEELIHHFKLFTEGFHVPPGEAYASVEHPKGEFGIYLVSDGANKPYRLKIRAPGFVHLQSLDEMSRGHMIADAVTIIGTQDIVFGEIDR, from the coding sequence ATGGCAGAAATCAAGAACTACACGCTTAACTTCGGTCCTCAGCATCCGGCCGCGCACGGTGTGTTGCGTCTGGTGCTGGAACTGGACGGCGAAGTCATCCAGCGCGCCGACCCGCACATCGGCCTGCTGCATCGCGCCACTGAAAAGCTGGCCGAGCACAAGACCTACATCCAGGCGCTGCCCTACATGGACCGCCTGGACTACGTGTCCATGATGTGCAACGAGCACGCCTACGTCATGGCCATCGAAAAGCTGCTGGGCGTTGAAGCCCCGCTGCGCGCCCAGTACATCCGCGTGATGTTCGACGAGATCACGCGTCTGCTGAACCACCTGATGTCCCTGGGTTCGCACGCACTCGACGTGGGCGCCATGGCCGTGTTCCTGTACGCCTTCCGTGAACGCGAAGACCTGATGGACTGCTACGAAGCGGTCTCGGGCGCGCGCATGCACGCGGCTTACTATCGTCCGGGTGGCGTCTACCGTGATTTGCCGGACACGATGCCGCAGTACGGCGACACCAGCAAATACCGCGGCGACAAAGAAATGCGCATCATGAATGACGCGCGTTCGGGCTCGCTGCTGGACTTCATCGAAGACTTCACCAACCGCTTCCCGGCCTGCGTCGACGAGTACGAAACGCTGTTGACCGACAACCGCATCTGGAAGCAGCGTCTGGTGGGCATCGGCGTGGTTGACCCCGACCGCGCCAAGGCGCTGGGCTTCACCGGCCCGATGCTGCGCGGCTCCGGCGTCGCCTGGGACTTGCGCAAGACGCAGCCCTACGAAGTCTATGACCTGCTTGATTTCGACATCCCCGTGGGTGTCAACGGCGACTGCTACGACCGCTACCTGGTCCGCATCGCCGAAATGCGTGAAAGTAACCGCATCATCCGCCAGTGCGTGGAATGGTTGCGCAACAACCCGGGTCCGGTCATGATCGAGAATCACAAGATCGCCCCGCCCAAGCGCACCGCCATGAAGACCAACATGGAAGAGCTGATTCATCACTTCAAGCTCTTCACCGAAGGTTTCCACGTGCCCCCGGGCGAGGCTTATGCCTCGGTGGAGCACCCCAAGGGCGAGTTCGGCATCTATCTGGTGTCGGACGGCGCCAACAAGCCTTACCGCCTGAAGATTCGGGCCCCCGGCTTTGTCCACCTGCAATCGCTGGATGAAATGTCGCGCGGTCACATGATCGCCGACGCCGTCACCATCATTGGTACGCAGGACATCGTTTTCGGCGAGATCGATCGCTGA
- the nuoE gene encoding NADH-quinone oxidoreductase subunit NuoE, whose translation MLLSEQAYQKIDRELAKFPADQRQSAIMASLAIAQEEKGWLATETIEDVANYIGVPPIAVQEVATFYNMFDVKPVGKNKIAVCTNLPCALRDGDRAGEYLKRKLGVDYRQTTADGQFTLVEGECMGACGDSPVLIVNNKHMCVRMTDEKLDALVAALKVQGESA comes from the coding sequence ATGCTGCTTTCCGAACAGGCCTACCAGAAAATCGACCGAGAACTCGCGAAGTTCCCGGCCGACCAGCGGCAGTCCGCCATCATGGCCTCGCTTGCCATCGCGCAAGAAGAGAAGGGCTGGTTGGCTACCGAAACCATTGAAGATGTGGCCAATTACATTGGCGTCCCGCCCATTGCGGTGCAGGAAGTCGCCACGTTCTACAACATGTTCGACGTCAAGCCCGTCGGCAAGAACAAGATCGCCGTCTGCACGAACCTGCCCTGTGCCTTGCGCGATGGCGACCGTGCTGGCGAATACCTCAAGCGCAAGCTGGGTGTCGACTACCGCCAAACCACCGCCGACGGCCAGTTCACGCTGGTTGAAGGCGAATGCATGGGCGCTTGCGGCGATTCCCCCGTGCTGATCGTGAACAACAAGCATATGTGCGTGCGCATGACCGACGAGAAGCTGGACGCGCTGGTCGCGGCCCTCAAGGTGCAAGGAGAGTCGGCATGA
- the nuoF gene encoding NADH-quinone oxidoreductase subunit NuoF, with translation MNAPDLYKQFAQGLDPNPLNDVSNSMCLHGRHIKPQIMADVDGANWRLEDYVKRGGYEALKKILTTGMKPEDVIAEVKASGLRGRGGAGFPTGLKWSFMPRAFPGQKYLVCNSDEGEPGTFKDRDILRFNPHIVIEGMAIAAYAMGISVGYNYIHGEIFEVYERFEEALEEARAAGFLGDKILGSDYSFQLHAFHGYGAYICGEETALLESLEGKKGQPRFKPPFPASFGLYGKPTTINNTETFAAVPWIIRNSGQAYLEVGKPNNGGTKLFSITGDVERPGNYEIPLGTPFSTLLELAGGMRGGKKLKAVIPGGSSAPVLPADIIMECTMDYDSIAKAGSMLGSGAVIVMDETRCMVKSLLRLSYFYFEESCGQCTPCREGTGWLYRMVHRIENGHGRPEDLDLLDNVAGNIMGRTICALGDAAAMPVRGFLKHFRDEFAHHIEHKSCVVPQYL, from the coding sequence ATGAACGCGCCCGACCTGTACAAGCAGTTCGCGCAGGGGCTGGACCCCAACCCGCTGAACGACGTGTCCAATTCGATGTGCTTGCACGGCCGCCACATCAAGCCGCAGATCATGGCTGATGTCGACGGCGCCAACTGGCGCCTCGAAGACTACGTCAAGCGCGGTGGCTACGAAGCCCTGAAGAAGATCCTGACCACCGGCATGAAGCCGGAAGACGTGATTGCCGAAGTCAAGGCGTCGGGTCTGCGCGGCCGTGGCGGCGCGGGCTTCCCGACCGGCCTGAAGTGGAGCTTCATGCCGCGCGCGTTCCCGGGCCAGAAGTACCTCGTCTGCAACTCGGACGAAGGCGAGCCGGGCACGTTCAAGGACCGCGACATCCTGCGCTTCAATCCGCACATCGTGATTGAAGGCATGGCGATCGCGGCCTACGCCATGGGCATCAGCGTCGGCTACAACTATATCCACGGCGAAATCTTCGAAGTGTATGAACGCTTCGAAGAGGCGCTGGAAGAGGCGCGCGCCGCCGGCTTCCTGGGCGACAAGATCCTGGGCTCGGACTACAGCTTCCAGCTGCATGCGTTCCACGGCTACGGCGCCTACATCTGCGGCGAAGAAACCGCGCTGCTGGAATCGCTGGAAGGCAAGAAGGGCCAACCGCGCTTCAAGCCGCCGTTTCCGGCCAGTTTCGGCCTGTACGGCAAGCCCACCACGATCAACAACACCGAAACGTTCGCGGCCGTGCCGTGGATCATCCGCAACAGCGGCCAGGCTTACCTGGAAGTTGGCAAGCCGAACAACGGCGGCACCAAGCTGTTCTCGATCACCGGCGACGTCGAACGCCCCGGCAACTACGAGATTCCGCTGGGCACCCCGTTCTCGACGCTGCTGGAATTGGCGGGCGGCATGCGCGGCGGCAAGAAACTGAAGGCGGTGATCCCTGGCGGATCCAGCGCCCCGGTGCTGCCGGCCGACATCATCATGGAATGCACGATGGACTATGACTCCATCGCCAAGGCCGGCTCGATGCTCGGTTCTGGCGCGGTGATCGTCATGGACGAAACGCGCTGCATGGTGAAGTCGCTCTTGCGCCTGTCGTACTTCTATTTCGAGGAAAGCTGCGGCCAGTGCACGCCGTGCCGCGAAGGCACCGGCTGGCTCTACCGCATGGTGCATCGCATCGAAAACGGTCACGGCCGTCCGGAAGATCTGGACTTGCTGGACAACGTGGCAGGCAACATCATGGGCCGCACCATCTGCGCCCTGGGTGACGCCGCCGCCATGCCCGTCCGTGGCTTCCTCAAGCATTTTCGCGACGAATTCGCGCACCACATCGAGCATAAGTCTTGTGTGGTCCCGCAATATCTGTAG
- the nuoG gene encoding NADH-quinone oxidoreductase subunit NuoG yields the protein MVELTVDGNQVEVPEGSMVMHAAQKVGLYVPHFCYHKKLSIAANCRMCLVEVEKAPKALPACATPVTNGMVVHTCSEKARAAQKSVMEFLLINHPLDCPICDQGGECQLQDLAVGYGGSSSRYQEEKRVVFHKDLGPLVSAEEMSRCIHCTRCVRFGQEIAGVMELGMLGRGEHSEITTFVGRSIESELSGNMIDICPVGALTSKPFRYSARTWELARRRSVSPHDSLGANLVVQVKGDRVMRVVPFEDEAVNECWISDRDRFSYEGLNSDDRLTAPMIKGTDGKWQEASWADALQAVAQGLSRVRDSFGAGQIGALASEYATTEEYALLGRLVRALGSENIDFRLRQTDPAFDAALTGAPWLGMPIAELDNLDRVLVVGSFLRKDHPLMAQRLRQAAKRGTQILMVDSAADDPLMPIAARITVAPSELPRALAEVAVALAQAKEQAVPAEFASVTPGENAKIIAASLASGANTAVLLGNLAVASAQASTLAANGRAVANLAGGKFGFLTSGGNTVGGYLAGAVPGKGGKNAAAMLAEPLKAYIVLHAEPLLDADNGQQAIAALRGAQFAVALTPYRSAAAEWADVMLPVSPFTETSGTFVNAQGLAQSFKGTVTPLGQTRPGWKVLRVLGNVLHLAGFDDETSESVRDAALAGGIEGRLSNDVKAPLGLGQALTGLERVADVPIYRTDAMVRRSEPLQASPASKKPAAAMNGRTLTSLGLTAGVKVRVAGPQGAVELETVQDDAVADRAVRISAAFENTAALGGAFGQLSVERA from the coding sequence ATGGTTGAACTAACCGTCGACGGCAATCAGGTCGAAGTGCCCGAAGGCAGCATGGTCATGCATGCCGCTCAGAAAGTCGGGCTTTACGTGCCGCATTTCTGCTACCACAAGAAACTGTCCATCGCGGCCAACTGCCGGATGTGCCTGGTTGAAGTGGAAAAAGCGCCCAAGGCGCTGCCCGCCTGCGCCACGCCCGTGACCAACGGCATGGTCGTCCACACCTGCTCTGAAAAGGCTCGCGCCGCTCAGAAGTCGGTGATGGAATTCTTGCTCATCAATCACCCCCTCGACTGCCCGATCTGCGATCAGGGCGGCGAATGCCAGTTGCAGGATCTGGCCGTGGGTTACGGTGGCTCTTCCTCGCGTTACCAAGAGGAAAAGCGCGTCGTCTTCCACAAGGACCTGGGTCCGCTGGTTTCCGCCGAGGAAATGAGCCGCTGCATCCACTGCACCCGCTGCGTGCGCTTCGGCCAGGAAATCGCCGGGGTCATGGAACTGGGCATGTTGGGCCGTGGCGAACACTCCGAGATCACGACGTTTGTCGGCCGCTCGATCGAGTCCGAACTGTCGGGCAACATGATCGACATCTGTCCGGTGGGCGCGCTGACCTCCAAGCCCTTCCGCTACAGCGCCCGCACCTGGGAACTGGCTCGCCGCCGTTCGGTCAGCCCGCACGACAGCCTGGGCGCCAACCTGGTGGTTCAGGTCAAGGGCGACCGCGTCATGCGCGTGGTCCCGTTCGAAGACGAAGCCGTCAACGAATGCTGGATCAGCGACCGCGATCGCTTCTCGTACGAAGGCCTGAACAGCGACGACCGCCTGACTGCCCCGATGATCAAGGGCACCGACGGCAAGTGGCAGGAAGCCTCTTGGGCTGACGCGCTGCAAGCCGTGGCCCAAGGCCTGTCGCGCGTTCGCGACAGCTTCGGCGCCGGCCAGATCGGCGCGTTGGCGTCGGAATACGCCACCACCGAAGAATATGCCTTGCTGGGCCGCCTGGTCCGCGCGCTGGGTTCCGAGAACATCGACTTCCGCCTGCGCCAGACCGACCCGGCCTTCGACGCCGCGTTGACCGGTGCTCCGTGGCTGGGCATGCCCATCGCTGAACTCGACAACCTGGACCGCGTGCTGGTCGTCGGCTCGTTCCTGCGCAAGGATCACCCGTTGATGGCGCAACGCCTGCGTCAAGCCGCCAAGCGCGGCACGCAGATCCTGATGGTCGACAGCGCCGCTGACGATCCTCTGATGCCCATCGCCGCCCGCATCACCGTGGCTCCGTCCGAGCTGCCGCGCGCGCTGGCCGAAGTGGCCGTCGCCCTGGCGCAAGCCAAGGAACAGGCCGTGCCGGCCGAATTCGCCTCGGTCACCCCGGGCGAAAACGCCAAGATCATCGCCGCCAGCCTGGCTTCCGGCGCCAACACCGCCGTGCTGCTGGGCAACTTGGCCGTGGCCAGCGCCCAAGCCTCGACGCTGGCCGCCAACGGCCGCGCCGTGGCGAACCTGGCCGGTGGCAAGTTCGGCTTCCTGACTTCCGGCGGCAACACCGTCGGCGGTTACCTGGCCGGCGCCGTGCCGGGCAAGGGTGGCAAGAACGCCGCCGCCATGCTGGCCGAGCCGCTCAAGGCCTACATCGTGCTGCACGCCGAGCCGCTGCTGGATGCCGACAACGGCCAGCAAGCCATCGCCGCGCTGCGTGGCGCGCAGTTCGCCGTGGCTCTGACGCCTTACCGTTCGGCCGCGGCCGAATGGGCCGACGTCATGCTGCCGGTGTCGCCGTTCACCGAAACCTCGGGCACCTTCGTCAACGCGCAAGGCCTGGCCCAGAGCTTCAAGGGCACGGTTACGCCGTTGGGCCAGACGCGTCCGGGCTGGAAGGTCCTGCGCGTGCTGGGCAACGTGCTGCATCTGGCCGGCTTTGACGATGAAACGTCGGAATCGGTGCGCGACGCCGCGCTGGCCGGTGGCATCGAAGGCCGCCTGTCCAACGACGTCAAGGCGCCGCTGGGCCTGGGTCAGGCACTGACCGGCCTGGAACGCGTGGCCGATGTGCCGATCTACCGCACCGACGCCATGGTTCGCCGTTCGGAGCCGCTGCAAGCGTCCCCGGCCTCCAAGAAGCCGGCCGCCGCCATGAACGGCCGCACGCTTACCAGCCTGGGCCTGACGGCCGGGGTCAAGGTGCGCGTGGCGGGTCCGCAAGGCGCCGTCGAACTTGAAACCGTGCAGGATGATGCCGTGGCCGACCGCGCCGTGCGCATTTCCGCAGCCTTTGAAAACACCGCAGCCCTGGGTGGCGCATTCGGTCAACTCAGCGTGGAGCGTGCCTGA
- the nuoH gene encoding NADH-quinone oxidoreductase subunit NuoH, with product MEWLNVLESHGQELLGPTVWMVLWTLIKIVIIAVPIILCVAYLTYWERKMIGAMHVRMGPNRVGFKGLLQPFADVFKLLTKEVVVPSQANKVLFIVAPVVTLMPALAAWAVVPFGPDIVLANVNAGLLYIMAITSIGVYGVIVAGWASNSKYAFLGALRASAQMLSYELAIGFVLVTVLLVSGSLNMSEIVNVQNRGWFAEKGLTFMSWNWLPLLPLFVIYVISAVAETNRHPFDVVEGESEIVAGHMVEYSGMAFALFFLGEYANMILLSCMASIMFLGGWASPIDIAPLTWIPGWIWLGLKTFFVVSLFVWFRASFPRYRYDQIMRLGWKIFIPLTGVWLVVVAIWMQTPWNIWR from the coding sequence ATGGAATGGCTTAATGTTCTTGAGAGCCACGGGCAGGAGTTGCTGGGCCCGACGGTCTGGATGGTCCTCTGGACCCTCATCAAGATTGTGATCATCGCCGTGCCGATCATTCTGTGCGTTGCGTACCTGACGTACTGGGAACGCAAGATGATCGGCGCCATGCACGTGCGCATGGGTCCGAACCGCGTGGGTTTCAAGGGGCTGTTGCAGCCGTTTGCCGACGTGTTCAAGCTGCTGACCAAGGAAGTCGTGGTCCCCAGCCAGGCCAACAAGGTGCTGTTCATCGTGGCCCCCGTGGTCACGCTGATGCCTGCGCTGGCCGCCTGGGCGGTGGTGCCCTTCGGTCCCGACATCGTGCTGGCCAACGTCAACGCCGGCCTGCTGTACATCATGGCCATCACGTCCATCGGCGTGTATGGCGTGATCGTGGCGGGTTGGGCGTCGAACTCCAAGTACGCGTTCCTGGGCGCGCTGCGCGCTTCGGCACAGATGCTGTCCTACGAACTGGCCATCGGCTTCGTGCTCGTCACGGTGCTGCTGGTCTCGGGCAGCTTGAACATGTCCGAAATCGTCAATGTCCAGAACCGCGGCTGGTTTGCGGAGAAGGGCCTGACGTTCATGTCCTGGAACTGGCTGCCGCTGTTGCCGCTGTTCGTGATCTACGTGATTTCGGCCGTGGCCGAAACCAACCGTCACCCGTTCGACGTGGTCGAAGGCGAATCGGAAATCGTGGCCGGCCACATGGTCGAGTACTCGGGTATGGCCTTCGCCCTGTTCTTCCTGGGTGAATACGCCAACATGATCCTGCTGTCCTGCATGGCGTCGATCATGTTCCTGGGCGGCTGGGCGTCCCCGATCGACATCGCGCCGTTGACCTGGATTCCGGGTTGGATCTGGCTGGGTCTGAAGACGTTCTTCGTGGTCTCGTTGTTTGTGTGGTTCCGCGCATCGTTCCCGCGCTACCGCTATGACCAGATCATGCGTTTGGGTTGGAAAATCTTCATCCCGCTGACCGGCGTTTGGCTGGTCGTGGTGGCGATCTGGATGCAGACGCCCTGGAACATTTGGCGCTAA
- the nuoI gene encoding NADH-quinone oxidoreductase subunit NuoI codes for MEAIKDFFGSLMLTELLKGMRLTGKYFFKRKVTLRYPQEKTPTSARFRGLHALRRYPNGEERCIACKLCEAVCPALAITIESDQREDGTRRTTRYDIDLTKCIFCGFCEESCPVDSIVETHIHEYHGEKRGDLYFTKDMLLAVGDRYEADIARRRADDAPYR; via the coding sequence ATGGAAGCGATCAAAGATTTCTTCGGCAGCCTGATGCTGACCGAGTTGCTCAAGGGCATGCGCCTGACGGGCAAGTACTTTTTCAAGCGCAAGGTCACCTTGCGTTATCCGCAGGAAAAGACGCCCACGTCGGCGCGATTCCGCGGCCTGCACGCGTTGCGCCGCTACCCCAACGGGGAAGAGCGTTGCATTGCGTGCAAGCTGTGCGAAGCCGTGTGCCCGGCCTTGGCGATCACCATCGAATCGGACCAGCGCGAGGACGGCACCCGCCGCACCACGCGTTACGACATCGATCTGACCAAGTGCATTTTCTGCGGCTTCTGTGAGGAAAGCTGCCCCGTGGACTCGATCGTGGAAACCCATATCCACGAATACCACGGTGAAAAGCGCGGCGACCTGTATTTCACCAAAGACATGCTGCTCGCCGTGGGCGACCGCTACGAAGCCGACATCGCCCGCCGCCGGGCCGACGACGCTCCTTACCGTTGA
- a CDS encoding NADH-quinone oxidoreductase subunit J yields MTFTTVLFYILAAVLVIAAFRVITARSPVTAVLHLILAFSNAAMLWMLLGAEFLALLLVLVYVGAVMVLFLFVVMMLDIRMDAMRQGLKTYLPLGLVIGLVLVLEMSFVLGSTWYGAGPQAPVAGDYNNARALGEAMYTQYIYAVEVGAALLLVGMVAAIALTLRRRRDVKYNDPVAAVRVRSKDRFRMVNMPAQSERAQAKRDASSGAAAAPQGEKQ; encoded by the coding sequence ATGACTTTTACCACTGTCCTTTTCTACATACTGGCCGCCGTGCTGGTGATCGCGGCGTTCCGCGTGATCACCGCGCGCAGTCCGGTCACCGCGGTCTTGCACCTGATCCTGGCATTCTCCAACGCAGCCATGCTGTGGATGCTGCTGGGCGCTGAATTCCTGGCCTTGCTGCTGGTGCTGGTGTACGTGGGCGCCGTGATGGTGCTCTTCCTTTTCGTCGTGATGATGCTGGACATCCGCATGGACGCCATGCGCCAGGGTCTGAAGACCTACCTGCCGCTGGGCCTGGTGATCGGTCTGGTTCTGGTGCTGGAAATGTCGTTCGTGCTGGGTTCCACCTGGTATGGCGCGGGCCCGCAAGCCCCGGTCGCCGGCGACTACAACAACGCCCGCGCGCTCGGCGAAGCCATGTACACGCAGTACATCTACGCCGTCGAAGTTGGCGCCGCGCTGCTGCTGGTGGGCATGGTCGCCGCGATTGCGCTGACGCTGCGCCGCCGCCGCGACGTGAAGTACAACGACCCGGTAGCCGCCGTGCGCGTCCGTTCGAAGGACCGCTTCCGCATGGTCAACATGCCCGCCCAGAGCGAGCGTGCCCAAGCCAAGCGTGATGCCTCGTCCGGCGCCGCCGCCGCGCCCCAAGGAGAAAAACAATGA
- the nuoK gene encoding NADH-quinone oxidoreductase subunit NuoK → MTLTLAHYLILGAILFAIGIFGIFLNRRNLIILLMSIELVLLAVNMNFVAFSSWFGDTAGQVFVFFILTVAAAEAAIGLAILVLLFRNLNTINVDELDRLKG, encoded by the coding sequence ATGACGCTGACGCTGGCCCACTATCTGATCCTTGGGGCGATCCTGTTCGCCATCGGGATCTTCGGCATCTTCCTGAACCGCCGCAACCTGATCATTCTCTTGATGTCCATCGAGCTCGTGCTCCTGGCCGTCAACATGAACTTCGTGGCGTTCTCCAGCTGGTTCGGCGACACCGCCGGCCAGGTGTTCGTGTTCTTCATCCTGACCGTGGCCGCCGCTGAAGCGGCGATCGGCCTGGCCATCTTGGTGCTGCTGTTCCGCAACCTGAACACGATCAACGTTGACGAACTCGATCGCCTGAAGGGCTGA